GACAGTAATATCCTCGTGGCCGACTCCGGCGCTCTGGCGATCATCCGCATTGATTCGCAGACCGGTTCGAATCGCGTCGTTTCCTCAGGAGGCGTTCTCGGAACGCCTTACGGGATTACTCTTGATCATCAGGGAAACATCCTCGTCGCGAATGCCCAGGCCGTTGTCCGGGTCGATCCTCAGAGCGGCGCGCAAACCGTGGTGTCCGCAAACGGGATGTTCCGAGCACCGGTCGGCGTCGCGGTTGCTGGCGATGGCGGCATTTTCGTGGCGGACATGACCGGGACCATCGTCCGCGTCGACCCGGCGAGCGGAACGCAAACCAATATCAGCGCAGGGACATACCTGGTAAATCCAGTGGGGATCACGATTGACGACGACGGCAGTCTCCTTGTAGCCGACGAAGGTTCCCACGCTCTCGTCCGCCTGGATGCCGCCAGCGGAGCACAACAAGTGGTCTCCGTCGGAAATGATCTGGTAACGCCGGTCAGCGTCGTAATCGGGGCCCAGCACGACGTCCTCGTGGGCGACCCGGATGCATTCAGCTTGAATGGAGCCGTGATTCAGATTGACCCCGCGTCGGACACCCAGACCAACGTATACATGGGCAGCGGGGAATTGGTCAACCCCCGCGGCATCGCGCTGGTGCCAACGGTCCGTGGCCGGATCGACCAACTCTG
This window of the Verrucomicrobiia bacterium genome carries:
- a CDS encoding NHL repeat-containing protein, whose translation is MTQVKSIEQNQEQTINRPQVTTLRALAVCLAISVAAAATSKAMNLKSGDIVMADSSSAVLRVDPKTGAATVISSGGNLVRPFGVVVEADSNILVADSGALAIIRIDSQTGSNRVVSSGGVLGTPYGITLDHQGNILVANAQAVVRVDPQSGAQTVVSANGMFRAPVGVAVAGDGGIFVADMTGTIVRVDPASGTQTNISAGTYLVNPVGITIDDDGSLLVADEGSHALVRLDAASGAQQVVSVGNDLVTPVSVVIGAQHDVLVGDPDAFSLNGAVIQIDPASDTQTNVYMGSGELVNPRGIALVPTVRGRIDQLCPCQGPSSGTMWKNHGKYVGAVSKVARQFVKSGSITKDEQRTIIHEALLSQCGR